Proteins encoded by one window of Fischerella sp. PCC 9605:
- a CDS encoding urease subunit beta yields MIPGEIITPAGEIELNIGRLTVKLRVSNTGDRPIQIGSHFHFFEVNAALNFDREQARGMRLDIPAGTAVRFEPGDEKEVTLVPLAGTRQVYGFNSRINGQL; encoded by the coding sequence ATGATTCCAGGAGAAATAATTACACCAGCAGGAGAAATTGAACTAAATATAGGGCGTCTGACTGTAAAATTGCGAGTGTCAAATACAGGCGATCGCCCCATACAAATTGGTTCTCACTTTCACTTTTTTGAAGTCAACGCTGCGTTAAACTTCGATAGAGAACAAGCACGAGGAATGCGTCTCGATATCCCCGCCGGAACAGCAGTCCGCTTTGAACCAGGCGACGAAAAAGAAGTGACTCTCGTCCCCTTAGCTGGTACACGCCAAGTCTACGGCTTCAACAGCAGAATTAACGGACAACTCTAA
- the ureA gene encoding urease subunit gamma translates to MQLTPQEKDKLLIFTAAMLAERRKARGLKLNYPEAIAYISAAILEGARDGHTVAELMSYGTTLLRRDDVMEGVPEMVHEVQVEATFPDGTKLVTVHNPIRD, encoded by the coding sequence ATGCAACTGACGCCGCAAGAGAAAGACAAACTGCTGATTTTTACTGCTGCAATGCTTGCAGAAAGACGCAAGGCAAGAGGTTTGAAATTGAATTATCCAGAAGCTATTGCTTATATTTCTGCTGCTATTTTAGAGGGTGCGAGAGATGGGCATACTGTAGCAGAATTAATGAGTTACGGTACTACGCTGTTGAGGCGAGATGATGTCATGGAAGGTGTGCCAGAAATGGTGCATGAAGTGCAAGTGGAAGCGACTTTTCCTGATGGTACGAAGTTGGTGACAGTGCATAACCCAATTCGTGATTAG